A portion of the Flavobacterium limnophilum genome contains these proteins:
- a CDS encoding carboxypeptidase-like regulatory domain-containing protein gives MKYFVVFFFLILSSTAFSQVIEPAQTVTGTIINDNTKFPLPNVNIININKVRGTTTDDRGNFVLAVSVNDTLHISCIGFQSLRIRVTNDWVRTKTTTIQLTEKAYALEEVIIGRYNLTGYLEVDSKLIPTHENYRYSINGLTEGYETGDTSPNAFSKAMGAIFNPADKLYNFFGKKPNELKRLKEMKKDDTVRNLLETKFDRETISVLLGIDKKEIAEILERCSYSESFVRTANDLQILDAISGCYEEYKILKKK, from the coding sequence ATGAAATATTTTGTAGTTTTCTTTTTTTTAATACTCTCCTCAACAGCTTTTTCGCAAGTCATTGAACCAGCCCAAACCGTTACCGGGACTATTATCAATGACAACACGAAATTCCCTTTACCGAATGTAAACATCATCAACATCAATAAAGTGAGAGGTACAACCACGGATGATAGAGGTAATTTTGTACTTGCTGTTTCCGTAAATGACACTTTGCACATTAGCTGCATTGGTTTCCAATCCCTGAGAATTAGGGTGACCAATGACTGGGTAAGAACCAAAACTACCACCATCCAACTTACCGAAAAAGCTTATGCTCTGGAAGAAGTAATCATCGGCCGATACAACTTGACAGGCTATCTCGAAGTAGATTCGAAATTAATTCCAACCCACGAAAATTACCGCTACAGCATCAACGGATTGACCGAAGGCTATGAAACTGGCGATACTTCGCCCAATGCATTCAGCAAAGCAATGGGAGCCATTTTCAATCCCGCCGACAAGCTTTACAACTTTTTTGGCAAGAAACCCAACGAACTCAAAAGACTCAAAGAAATGAAGAAAGACGACACCGTTCGCAATCTTCTGGAAACCAAATTCGACCGAGAAACAATTTCCGTTTTACTAGGAATCGACAAAAAAGAAATCGCCGAAATCCTGGAACGTTGCAGTTACTCCGAATCTTTCGTGAGAACCGCCAACGACCTGCAAATTCTCGACGCCATAAGTGGCTGTTATGAAGAATACAAGATTTTGAAGAAAAAATAG
- a CDS encoding DUF349 domain-containing protein, producing the protein MLEEKNDNLLEADGSATTNLPEMIETGTEVLEELDVVETNDETITEQVEEVAPTITDGEPSNNTIIDAIADTNAEESEDETLKERHDIPMLDYEAMPLESLVEELKNLVTNEKVMSVKDHVEEIKKTFLAKYYHLLEEKKEEFLAENTDTNEEFQYHSPLKTQFDQYYTLYKDNKNAHFKSLQTNLKTNLENRLAIVEELKELINPQANIKDTLKHFNDLRERWKNAGPIPKDKYNHVWNNYHFHVENFYDYLHLDREARDLDFKHNLEQKQKIVTRVEELINEADVNKAFRELQDLHKIWKEDIGPVSREHRDEIWNKFSDLTKQMHDKREVLFENMRGTELENLEKKKQIIAKIEVLATEKVNAHSQWLAQIEKVEALRTAFFSAGKVPSEVNEETWAAFKTAVRNFNSFKNSFYKDIKKDQNNNLNRKTALVAKAKELQESNDFAATTPIMKQIQEEWKQIGHVPRKYSDKIWAEFKEACNHYFDKLKEQKNEENSEEIEAFDKKKAYLETLREFQLTGDHKTDLDAIKAHIETWKSFGRVPFPRRHIEGKFNKVLDALFEKLSLSKKDSEMMRFSNRIDSLSENNDSRKLENEKIFLMRKIDEIKNEIFQLENNIQFFANTRNAKKENSIVLEVRKNIEKHREEMEILKDKLKQIRNLNQA; encoded by the coding sequence ATGTTAGAAGAAAAGAATGATAACCTGCTTGAGGCAGATGGAAGTGCAACAACCAATTTGCCTGAAATGATTGAAACCGGAACAGAAGTTTTGGAAGAATTGGACGTAGTTGAAACAAACGATGAAACCATTACAGAACAAGTAGAAGAAGTTGCTCCTACAATTACTGATGGAGAACCATCAAACAACACCATTATCGACGCTATCGCTGATACCAATGCCGAGGAAAGTGAAGACGAAACACTCAAAGAGCGTCATGATATTCCAATGTTGGATTATGAAGCCATGCCTCTAGAATCACTAGTTGAGGAATTGAAAAATTTGGTGACCAACGAAAAAGTGATGTCGGTAAAAGATCACGTTGAAGAAATCAAAAAAACATTCTTGGCAAAATACTACCACCTTTTAGAAGAGAAAAAAGAGGAATTTCTGGCCGAGAACACCGATACAAATGAAGAATTTCAATACCATTCTCCATTAAAAACACAATTCGACCAATATTACACCTTGTACAAGGACAATAAAAATGCGCATTTCAAAAGTTTGCAAACCAACTTGAAAACCAACTTGGAAAACAGATTGGCGATTGTGGAAGAATTGAAAGAATTAATCAATCCGCAGGCCAACATCAAAGACACCTTGAAACATTTTAATGATTTAAGAGAAAGATGGAAAAATGCAGGCCCTATTCCAAAAGACAAATACAACCACGTTTGGAACAACTACCATTTTCACGTAGAAAATTTTTATGATTATTTACATCTTGACAGAGAAGCCCGAGACCTTGATTTTAAACACAATTTAGAGCAAAAACAAAAAATTGTTACCCGTGTTGAAGAACTAATCAACGAAGCCGACGTCAACAAAGCCTTTAGAGAATTACAGGATTTGCATAAAATCTGGAAAGAAGATATTGGACCCGTTTCCAGGGAACACCGTGATGAAATCTGGAACAAGTTCAGCGATTTGACAAAGCAGATGCACGACAAACGCGAAGTTTTGTTTGAAAACATGCGTGGAACCGAACTGGAAAATCTGGAAAAGAAAAAACAAATTATTGCCAAAATTGAAGTCTTGGCCACCGAAAAAGTAAATGCACATTCGCAATGGTTGGCTCAAATAGAAAAAGTAGAAGCTTTGAGAACTGCTTTTTTCTCGGCCGGAAAAGTGCCTTCTGAAGTAAACGAGGAAACTTGGGCAGCGTTTAAAACTGCGGTCAGAAACTTCAATTCTTTCAAAAATTCCTTTTACAAAGACATCAAGAAAGACCAAAACAACAACTTGAACAGAAAAACGGCTCTTGTTGCCAAAGCCAAAGAATTACAAGAAAGTAATGATTTTGCTGCAACTACACCTATCATGAAGCAAATTCAAGAAGAGTGGAAACAAATTGGTCACGTGCCTAGAAAATATTCGGATAAAATTTGGGCCGAGTTCAAGGAAGCCTGCAACCATTATTTCGATAAATTAAAAGAACAGAAAAACGAAGAAAACAGCGAAGAAATTGAAGCTTTCGACAAAAAGAAAGCCTATTTGGAAACACTTAGGGAATTTCAATTGACGGGTGACCACAAAACCGATCTGGATGCCATAAAAGCACATATCGAAACATGGAAAAGCTTTGGAAGGGTTCCTTTTCCGAGAAGACACATTGAAGGGAAATTCAATAAAGTTTTGGATGCCTTGTTCGAAAAATTGAGCTTGAGCAAAAAAGACAGCGAAATGATGCGTTTCTCCAACAGGATCGATAGTTTGTCTGAGAACAACGATTCCAGAAAACTGGAAAATGAAAAGATTTTCTTGATGAGAAAAATTGACGAAATCAAGAACGAAATTTTCCAATTGGAAAACAACATCCAGTTTTTTGCCAATACCAGAAATGCAAAAAAGGAAAATTCAATAGTGTTGGAAGTGCGTAAAAACATTGAAAAACACAGAGAAGAAATGGAAATTTTAAAAGATAAATTGAAACAAATCAGAAATTTGAATCAAGCCTAA